Proteins encoded by one window of Papio anubis isolate 15944 chromosome 7, Panubis1.0, whole genome shotgun sequence:
- the LOC116275668 gene encoding LOW QUALITY PROTEIN: NEDD8-like (The sequence of the model RefSeq protein was modified relative to this genomic sequence to represent the inferred CDS: substituted 2 bases at 2 genomic stop codons) produces the protein MSVKERIQQAEWWRAAAATGATLTGKETEIDTEPTDKVXRIKERVEEXEGIPPQQQRLIYSGKQMNDEKTAADYKILGGSVLHLVLALRGGGGLRQ, from the exons ATGAGTGTTAAAGAGAGGATACAGCAGGCAGAGTGGTGGAGAGCAGCAGCGGCGACCGGAGCG ACGCTGACCGGAAAGGAGACTGAGATTGACACTGAACCTACAGACAAGGTGTAGCGGATCAAGGAGCGTGTGGAGGAGTAAGAGGGAATCCCCCCACAACAGCAGAGGCTCATCTACAGTGGCAAACAGATGAATGACGAGAAGACAGCAGCTGATTACAAGATTTTAGGTGGTTCAGTTCTTCACCTGGTGTTGGCTCTGAGAGGAGGAGGTGGTCTTAGGCAGTGA